The following coding sequences are from one Patescibacteria group bacterium window:
- a CDS encoding S1 RNA-binding domain-containing protein — translation MDANTKNKKDEGKFKKLLEKNLVKLPKVNDTIKGTVLNVSKRGVYINIDGITTGLVRGYEMIDESGEYSNIKEGDEIEAMVLELENEKGEIELSLRKAGHQKAWEKLNKLYEKKEKLNVKIIDANKGGLLVMVGRSKGFLPVSQLSTKHYPRVSGGDKTKILDKLKSFIGETFDAVIINLDEKEEKLIVSEKQAMQEKQKKQISKYKVGDVVEGIISAITDFGIFIKFDGLEGLIHISEIAWQRIDNPENIVKINDKVKAEIIEINGIKIFLSIKKITDDPWKDIEKKYKKGDIIEGKILKINPFGLFVELDKNIHGLAHISELSDENIDDLKKFAKIGEKKKFRIVSVEPNDHRLGLSIKALKKNHKNYDEKDEKKEDKKNNPLSDKKSKVKKSAVEEKPKKEKKEDKEIKNEKVKEKQEKIKDNKKNPPAGGKEIEKENK, via the coding sequence ATGGATGCAAACACTAAAAACAAAAAAGATGAAGGAAAATTTAAAAAATTATTAGAAAAGAATTTAGTCAAATTGCCTAAAGTCAACGATACCATAAAAGGTACTGTTCTTAATGTTTCTAAAAGAGGAGTTTACATAAATATTGACGGGATTACAACTGGATTAGTAAGAGGATATGAGATGATTGATGAATCAGGAGAATATTCAAACATAAAAGAGGGTGATGAAATTGAGGCTATGGTTTTAGAATTGGAAAATGAAAAAGGGGAAATAGAACTTTCATTAAGAAAAGCTGGCCATCAAAAAGCTTGGGAAAAATTAAACAAGCTTTATGAGAAAAAAGAAAAATTAAACGTAAAAATAATTGACGCGAATAAAGGAGGACTATTAGTTATGGTTGGACGAAGCAAAGGATTTTTGCCTGTGTCACAATTATCAACAAAACATTATCCAAGAGTTTCTGGAGGTGACAAAACAAAAATTTTAGACAAATTAAAATCATTTATTGGAGAAACTTTTGATGCCGTAATTATTAATTTAGATGAGAAAGAAGAAAAGCTAATTGTTTCAGAAAAGCAAGCAATGCAGGAAAAACAAAAAAAACAAATTTCTAAATACAAAGTAGGCGATGTTGTTGAAGGAATAATATCAGCCATAACAGACTTTGGAATTTTTATAAAATTTGACGGTTTAGAAGGACTTATTCATATTTCTGAAATAGCATGGCAAAGAATTGACAATCCAGAAAATATAGTTAAAATTAACGATAAAGTTAAAGCTGAGATTATTGAAATTAACGGAATAAAAATATTTCTTTCAATTAAAAAGATTACAGACGACCCATGGAAAGATATTGAAAAAAAATATAAAAAAGGAGATATTATTGAAGGCAAAATTTTAAAAATAAATCCTTTTGGTTTGTTTGTAGAACTGGATAAAAATATTCACGGCTTAGCTCACATTTCTGAACTTTCTGATGAAAACATTGATGATTTGAAAAAATTTGCTAAAATAGGAGAAAAGAAAAAATTTAGGATTGTTTCAGTTGAACCAAATGATCATCGTTTAGGCCTGTCAATCAAAGCATTAAAAAAAAATCATAAAAACTATGATGAAAAAGATGAAAAAAAAGAAGATAAAAAAAATAATCCGTTATCTGACAAAAAATCAAAAGTAAAAAAATCTGCCGTGGAAGAAAAACCTAAGAAAGAAAAGAAAGAGGATAAAGAAATAAAAAATGAAAAAGTAAAAGAAAAGCAAGAAAAAATCAAAGATAACAAAAAAAATCCGCCAGCTGGCGGAAAAGAAATAGAAAAAGAAAATAAATAA
- a CDS encoding CDP-alcohol phosphatidyltransferase family protein — protein sequence MEQAIKNPNIKLYPIDKILQVTLLKIIPNFLTPNHFTVLRLLLTPIIILFILKEKIILSLILFLLAALTDAIDGAMARTRNQITEWGKIYDPIADKLLIGATAFLLISKYLNLYFALFIILIEILLVANGARRKSNGNIIEANIWGKIKMIIQTFGIALIFLFMIFNIHFLIIASWAILIIACFFSIISLFTYSL from the coding sequence ATGGAACAAGCAATTAAAAATCCAAATATTAAACTTTATCCGATAGATAAAATTCTGCAAGTGACTCTGTTAAAAATAATTCCGAATTTTTTAACGCCAAACCATTTTACAGTGCTTCGCTTGCTGTTAACTCCGATAATTATTTTGTTTATTTTAAAAGAAAAAATTATTCTTAGCTTAATTCTTTTTTTGTTAGCCGCGCTTACTGACGCCATAGACGGAGCAATGGCGCGAACGCGAAATCAAATCACGGAATGGGGCAAAATATATGATCCAATAGCTGATAAATTGCTCATCGGCGCGACAGCATTTCTTTTAATCAGCAAATATTTAAACTTATACTTTGCTCTGTTTATTATTTTAATAGAAATTTTATTGGTCGCGAACGGAGCGCGGCGCAAATCTAATGGAAATATTATTGAAGCAAATATTTGGGGTAAAATAAAAATGATTATTCAAACTTTTGGAATAGCGCTTATTTTTCTTTTTATGATATTTAATATTCATTTTTTAATTATCGCAAGCTGGGCAATTTTAATTATTGCCTGCTTTTTTTCCATAATCAGTTTATTTACATATAGTTTATAA
- a CDS encoding U32 family peptidase encodes MLKNKKKLELIAPAGSFEKAKYALEFGADAVYLGVPEFSLRSGVNKFSENEVKSIIEYAREKNKKVYVTVNIFAHNRHLEPIIKFLRKINIWKPDGITISDPGIIVLAKKYCPKIPIGLSTQANCTNAESAKFWQKQGVKKIILARELSLREIAEIHKKVPELELEYFVHGAMCMSYSGRCLLSSYFLGRSANLGDCVQPCRWNYNFYIEEEKRKGNFLKLEEDEYGSYILNSKDICLIKYLDDLKKAGISSFKIEGRNKSVFYVSFVLKIYSQALRLKSKNSERKKELNKLFKQLQTLTHRDYITGFLFGKENAKQNYKESHKITNYQFVGEVVKSIKNKVYLKVHNVIFLNDSLEIIQPKSKTIKLKVKKMYDEDLNEIKEAHGGQNKIVILEAKNRIEKMSVVRKKIKK; translated from the coding sequence ATGTTAAAAAATAAAAAAAAATTAGAACTAATCGCGCCGGCAGGCAGTTTTGAAAAAGCAAAATACGCTTTAGAATTTGGCGCGGACGCGGTTTATCTTGGCGTTCCTGAATTTTCTTTGCGTTCGGGAGTAAATAAATTTTCAGAAAACGAAGTGAAAAGCATTATTGAATACGCGCGCGAAAAAAACAAAAAGGTTTATGTCACGGTTAATATTTTCGCTCATAACCGCCACTTAGAACCGATAATTAAATTTTTAAGAAAAATAAATATTTGGAAGCCGGATGGAATAACTATTTCTGATCCAGGGATTATTGTTTTAGCGAAAAAATATTGCCCTAAAATTCCCATTGGCCTTAGCACGCAAGCAAATTGCACTAACGCGGAAAGCGCTAAATTTTGGCAAAAGCAAGGCGTAAAAAAAATAATTTTAGCGCGCGAGCTTTCATTGCGAGAAATCGCAGAGATACATAAAAAAGTTCCTGAATTAGAATTAGAATATTTTGTTCATGGAGCCATGTGTATGAGTTACTCTGGCAGATGTCTTTTAAGCTCTTATTTTTTAGGACGAAGCGCTAATTTGGGTGATTGTGTCCAGCCATGTCGCTGGAATTATAATTTTTATATAGAAGAGGAAAAAAGAAAGGGCAATTTTTTAAAATTAGAAGAAGATGAATACGGAAGTTATATTTTAAATTCAAAAGATATTTGTTTGATAAAATATCTTGATGATCTGAAAAAAGCAGGCATTAGTTCATTCAAAATTGAAGGCAGAAATAAAAGCGTTTTTTATGTTTCTTTTGTTTTAAAAATTTATTCACAAGCTCTGCGTCTGAAATCAAAAAATTCTGAAAGAAAAAAAGAATTAAATAAATTATTCAAACAATTGCAAACTTTAACTCACAGAGATTATATAACTGGTTTTTTATTTGGAAAAGAAAACGCGAAACAAAATTATAAAGAGTCGCACAAAATAACAAATTATCAATTTGTTGGAGAAGTCGTGAAATCAATAAAAAATAAAGTTTATTTGAAAGTTCATAATGTTATTTTTTTAAATGACAGCTTGGAAATTATTCAGCCAAAATCCAAAACAATAAAATTAAAAGTAAAAAAAATGTATGATGAAGATTTAAACGAGATAAAAGAAGCTCACGGAGGACAAAATAAAATTGTTATTTTAGAAGCAAAAAACAGGATTGAAAAAATGTCGGTAGTAAGAAAAAAAATAAAAAAATAA
- the ychF gene encoding redox-regulated ATPase YchF has protein sequence MSFSIGIVGLPNVGKSTLFQALTKKQVDAQNYPFCTIDPNVGTVKVPDKKLDKLADVLRATKKISTIIEFVDIAGLVKGASQGEGLGNKFLSNIREVNAICHVARDFEDANITHVHNKIKPKDDIQIINMELILSDLETVLNKIKKIEKQIKGKSDKITEKMLVVLKKAEKCLQAEKLVIEADLDDEEKKIINSLNLLTLKPMIYLRNINEKSETKSEIKEKLGAIEMNIKMEAELAGLNDEEAKEYRKDLGFQESGLDKLIIASYKILDLITFYSASFKNINQAWTIKQGTKAPQAAGVIHSDFEKGFIRVEVINIDKLIELGSEIVAKEKGAIRAEGKNYVMQEGDVCNFLFNK, from the coding sequence ATGTCTTTTTCAATCGGTATTGTTGGCTTGCCTAATGTTGGGAAATCAACTCTTTTTCAAGCTTTAACAAAAAAACAGGTTGACGCGCAAAATTATCCGTTTTGCACAATTGATCCCAACGTTGGGACAGTAAAAGTTCCTGATAAAAAATTGGATAAACTCGCTGATGTTTTGCGAGCAACAAAAAAAATTTCCACAATTATTGAATTTGTTGACATCGCTGGGCTGGTTAAAGGCGCGAGCCAAGGCGAAGGGCTTGGCAATAAATTTTTATCAAATATTAGAGAGGTGAACGCTATTTGCCATGTCGCGCGCGATTTTGAAGACGCAAATATCACTCATGTTCATAATAAAATTAAACCAAAAGACGATATTCAAATAATCAATATGGAATTAATTTTGTCTGATTTAGAAACAGTATTAAACAAAATAAAAAAAATAGAAAAGCAAATAAAAGGCAAAAGCGATAAAATAACAGAAAAAATGTTAGTTGTGTTAAAAAAAGCGGAAAAATGTTTGCAAGCTGAAAAATTGGTGATAGAAGCTGATTTAGATGATGAAGAAAAAAAAATAATTAATAGCCTGAATTTGCTTACTTTAAAGCCAATGATTTATTTAAGAAATATTAATGAAAAATCAGAAACAAAATCTGAAATAAAAGAAAAATTAGGAGCTATTGAAATGAATATAAAAATGGAAGCTGAACTTGCTGGGCTAAACGACGAGGAAGCCAAAGAATATAGAAAGGATCTCGGATTTCAAGAAAGCGGTTTAGACAAATTGATCATTGCTTCTTATAAAATATTGGATTTAATAACTTTTTACAGCGCTTCTTTTAAAAATATCAATCAGGCATGGACAATAAAACAAGGAACTAAAGCTCCGCAAGCCGCCGGCGTAATTCATAGCGATTTTGAAAAAGGATTTATCCGCGTTGAAGTTATTAACATTGATAAATTGATAGAGCTTGGTTCGGAAATTGTCGCGAAAGAAAAAGGCGCGATACGCGCCGAAGGAAAAAATTATGTAATGCAAGAAGGCGATGTCTGCAATTTTTTGTTTAATAAATAA
- a CDS encoding lamin tail domain-containing protein: MFKTVLSIILGGTAFFICAQSSFAASQLDISVIEIATFEKSGYEWIKIHNNSNSDIDLEAWKFVEGFSDSKPEGVKHSIKEHNNGYIISPQSSAIICQTPEKFLEIYKDYSGMIIDSSWSSLKEAGERIQLLDADKNIIEDFTYLKCSNAVLKRKIFDSPDYTSNNWYEESGADSKTEEENKSQNSSSENNNQTSSDKKTSIKSIIIINELFPNPENTDSQNEFIELKNIGKKTISLNNWKINDNSKRTYTINNNDFSSLLIRPNQFFVIYRKTSKIALNNFGGDKIKLYDLNGNLADEISYKEKANENQSYSRNEKNEWLWTDDFTPGKKNIVGEKNEKPIIAIDAIKEAIVGEQIIFDASDSYDIDGDDLFFIWNFKDGGSSTLPSPVYAYQNSGKYKIKLSVFDSRDAFTEKSFYVNINPETSDNNYSNKTENNECSEIIISEIFPNPKGKDDNEFIELFNPTAKPVDLSDWILDDNSKSSGWTIPEQTIIKEKEFLCFYKQDTHISLNNNYDSVFLINPREEIIAEISYEQTIENQTYAFDPVDENWYWTPSITPNSKNEFIEFYDSYEYNSILPATNNNLKNGIKKVSIEEIQNCQLKSLIQTTGIVAVEPGILGKQIFYLDGIQVYKYDKDFPELKSGDEITLTGELTKSREELRIKIKNKKDIIVIEDKKNAEALEINIEEIEEQFMGRLVLVSGEIMEQKSNSLWIDDNTEEIKIYINKYTGIELEKEIIGREAEIIGIVSKTTSGLRLLPRYQSDIKLGKILGKIASAQEIDFTNNEQSNFFIEKKYYKYIFVTIAGFLIIIGNLIWRKRKKI; this comes from the coding sequence ATGTTTAAAACCGTTTTATCCATAATATTAGGAGGAACGGCTTTTTTTATTTGCGCGCAAAGTTCTTTTGCCGCGAGTCAATTAGATATAAGCGTTATTGAAATCGCTACTTTTGAAAAAAGCGGTTATGAATGGATAAAAATCCACAATAATTCAAACAGTGATATAGATTTAGAAGCATGGAAATTTGTTGAAGGTTTTTCAGATTCAAAACCCGAAGGCGTAAAACATTCAATTAAAGAACATAACAACGGCTATATTATTTCTCCGCAATCATCAGCAATAATTTGTCAGACTCCTGAAAAATTTTTAGAAATATATAAAGATTATTCAGGAATGATTATTGACAGTTCTTGGTCATCGCTAAAAGAAGCTGGTGAAAGAATACAGCTGTTAGACGCTGACAAAAATATTATAGAAGATTTTACTTATTTAAAATGTTCTAATGCTGTTTTAAAAAGAAAAATTTTTGATTCACCTGATTATACTTCTAATAATTGGTATGAAGAAAGCGGCGCGGATAGTAAAACTGAAGAAGAAAATAAAAGCCAAAATTCATCATCAGAAAATAATAACCAAACTTCAAGTGATAAAAAAACTTCTATAAAAAGTATAATAATTATAAACGAGCTTTTTCCAAATCCTGAAAATACTGATAGCCAAAATGAATTTATTGAACTAAAAAATATTGGCAAAAAAACTATAAGTCTGAATAACTGGAAAATAAATGACAACAGCAAAAGAACCTATACAATAAACAATAATGATTTTTCAAGTTTGTTAATAAGACCAAATCAATTTTTTGTAATTTACAGAAAAACAAGCAAAATAGCGCTTAATAATTTTGGAGGAGATAAAATAAAATTATACGATTTAAATGGAAATTTAGCAGATGAAATTTCGTATAAAGAAAAAGCAAATGAAAATCAAAGTTATTCCCGCAATGAGAAAAACGAATGGCTTTGGACGGATGATTTTACGCCTGGTAAAAAAAATATTGTTGGAGAAAAAAATGAAAAACCAATCATTGCCATAGATGCTATTAAGGAAGCAATCGTTGGAGAACAAATAATATTTGACGCTTCTGATTCTTATGATATAGACGGCGATGATCTGTTTTTTATTTGGAATTTTAAAGATGGCGGGTCAAGCACATTGCCTTCTCCTGTTTATGCTTATCAAAATAGCGGAAAATATAAAATTAAGCTGTCAGTATTTGACAGCAGAGACGCTTTTACTGAAAAATCTTTTTACGTAAATATCAACCCTGAAACATCAGATAATAATTATTCAAATAAAACAGAAAATAATGAATGTTCTGAAATCATAATATCTGAAATTTTTCCAAACCCAAAAGGAAAAGACGACAATGAATTTATTGAACTTTTTAATCCAACCGCGAAACCTGTTGATTTAAGCGATTGGATATTAGACGATAATAGCAAAAGCAGCGGCTGGACAATTCCTGAGCAAACAATAATTAAAGAAAAAGAATTTTTATGTTTTTATAAACAAGACACGCATATTTCTTTAAATAATAATTATGATTCTGTTTTTTTAATAAATCCGCGAGAAGAAATTATCGCTGAAATATCTTATGAGCAAACAATAGAAAACCAAACTTACGCTTTTGATCCTGTTGATGAAAATTGGTATTGGACGCCGTCTATTACTCCAAACTCGAAAAATGAATTTATTGAATTTTACGATTCTTATGAATATAATTCTATTTTACCTGCCACAAACAACAATCTCAAAAATGGAATTAAAAAAGTTAGTATAGAAGAAATACAAAATTGCCAGCTTAAAAGTTTGATTCAAACAACTGGCATAGTCGCTGTCGAACCAGGAATTCTTGGAAAACAGATATTTTATCTTGATGGAATTCAGGTGTATAAATATGACAAGGATTTTCCTGAATTAAAATCAGGAGATGAAATAACATTAACAGGCGAATTAACAAAATCAAGAGAAGAATTGCGAATAAAAATCAAAAACAAAAAAGATATTATTGTTATCGAAGATAAAAAAAATGCCGAAGCATTAGAAATAAATATTGAAGAAATCGAGGAGCAATTTATGGGGCGTTTGGTGTTAGTAAGCGGTGAAATTATGGAACAAAAAAGTAACAGTTTATGGATTGACGACAATACGGAAGAAATAAAAATTTACATTAACAAATACACTGGCATTGAATTAGAAAAAGAAATTATTGGACGAGAAGCTGAAATCATTGGAATTGTAAGTAAGACAACAAGCGGTTTGCGTCTTTTGCCTCGCTACCAATCTGATATAAAATTAGGAAAAATTTTAGGCAAAATAGCAAGCGCGCAAGAAATTGATTTTACAAATAATGAACAATCTAATTTTTTTATTGAAAAAAAATATTATAAATATATTTTCGTAACCATTGCTGGGTTTTTGATTATTATCGGGAATTTAATTTGGAGGAAGAGAAAAAAAATATAA